A stretch of the Nematostella vectensis chromosome 1, jaNemVect1.1, whole genome shotgun sequence genome encodes the following:
- the LOC5515884 gene encoding steroid 5-alpha-reductase DET2, protein MADETGQGGYCDIRNQQHCDKSRGYFSVFFSLIERPRMFAPLPWTAFPDDQTHFWVHYSLCCIGLLLALVTMATQLVKPAPYGRHGNGGGNWGPMVHQRVAHTLSDAPPGVVFFSLVFFLYGTQRGYVNIVFFTFWLCHYVHRGFIHPWVMKYSSPKTPVGISLAGVFPNLFYSYLNADWLGSANYVGDYYMDPRFILGAALFLLGFCINRYADIKLRMLRPDESSGYAVPKGGPFELVSCPNYFGEMLEWFGWALCTWSAAGLVWFLFGCGTFIPRAMHNHKWYKDRFPDYPQKRRALIPFLY, encoded by the exons ATGGCGGACGAGACAGGGCAAGGAGGGTACTGCGATATTCGAAATCAGCAGCATTGTGACAAATCCAGAGGCTATTTTTCG GTTTTCTTTTCACTCATTGAGAGGCCAAGAATGTTTGCCCCACTGCCATGGACTGCATTTCCTGATGATCAGACACATTTCTGGGTCCATTACAGCTTATGCTGCATAGGTCTTCTACTTGCACTGGTAACTATGGCAACCCAGTTGGTCAAGCCTGCGCCCTATGGTCGGCATGGAAACGGAGGTGGAAACTGGGGCCCAATGGTCCACCAGCGTGTCGCTCACACCTTATCTGATGCACCTCCTGGAGTTGTGTTCTTCTCACTTGTCTTCTTTTTGTATGGAACACAAAGAGGATATGTTAACATTGTGTTTTTCACTTTCTGGCTTTGCCACTATGTGCACCGAGGCTTCATCCATCCATGGGTCATGAAGTATAGTTCTCCCAAGACACCCGTTGGTATTTCCCTGGCTGGCGTTTTCCCTAATCTTTTCTACAGCTACCTGAATGCAGATTGGCTCGGTTCTGCAAATTATGTAGGCGATTATTACATGGATCCTAGATTTATTTTAGGGGCAGCTTTATTCTTGCTTGGGTTTTGCATTAATAGATATGCTGACATCAAACTGCGTATGCTACGTCCTGATGAAAGCTCTGGGTATGCTGTGCCTAAGGGTGGTCCATTTGAACTTGTGTCATGTCCTAACTATTTTGGGGAGATGCTAGAGTGGTTTGGATGGGCCCTATGCACTTGGTCTGCTGCAGGTCTTGTGTGGTTTCTGTTTGGTTGTGGTACTTTCATTCCACGTGCAATGCATAATCACAAATGGTACAAAGACAGATTTCCTGATTATCCCCAAAAAAGGAGAGCACTTAttcctttcctttattga
- the LOC5515938 gene encoding uncharacterized protein LOC5515938, whose translation MPRHSREDLAYFEPASRKCKGPEDTACVLCGEMVKDWYDDIADYDFNKGVGKDRWAVVVYPGSVAQNHGVGDGYRGQPSNQVFYTVAIYKLSGNQGTKGD comes from the exons ATGCCTCGACACTCACGGGAGGACCTGGCTTACTTCGAGCCGGCAAGCCGTAAGTGCAAGGGACCGGAAGACACGGCATGTGTTCTCTGCGGAGAGATGGTCAAG GACTGGTACGATGATATTGCAGACTACGACTTCAACAAAGGAGTCGGCAAGGACAGGTGGGCAGTGGTAGTTTACCCAGGTAGTGTGGCGCAAAACCACGGAGTTGGGGATGGCTACCGCGGTCAACCTAGTAACCAAGTATTCTACACCGTGGCGATATATAAACTTTCAGGAAACCAAGGGACCAAGGGAGACTGA
- the LOC5515883 gene encoding uncharacterized protein LOC5515883, with translation MMVSGLLHLCVFAVGIILNLFLLARCFCKRWSSVPSPMMYLIAVQGIFSVICIFLNFFIILTTMTRFGSALSCSVLPTLIVVLVSMAVFNFTALVIVKHLEVVHGRKITKKAVVLSLLGVIACTTTILSPALVYPIDSGVPIFVCEGCLCNEGLLPREIDTFLINVTSYAPWFLLLQFIIPAAILVNRLIMILIDNVRKEVAAKPLIISHRYCYSTDAVVHTITIVSVVFTSFAIFSKQNVKDPMESLNSLFHVMELFSVVVLCFPVYLFDLLELEYEDAIGLYSGMTDDKSLLIVDAENSYNGDETLLKI, from the coding sequence ATGATGGTTTCAGGCTTGCTTCATCTCTGCGTCTTCGCCGTTGGAATCATACTCAACTTATTCCTCCTTGCTCGATGTTTTTGTAAACGTTGGTCCTCAGTCCCCAGTCCTATGATGTATCTCATTGCCGTCCAGGGAATATTTTCAGTCATATGCATCTTCTTAAACTTTTTCATTATTCTTACTACAATGACACGATTCGGAAGTGCTCTTTCGTGTAGCGTGTTACCGACCCTCATCGTCGTACTTGTCTCAATGGCCGTGTTCAACTTCACTGCTCTCGTGATCGTCAAACACCTTGAAGTTGTGCATGGCAGGAAAATTACTAAAAAGGCTGTGGTACTCTCGCTTCTCGGAGTTATTGCCTGCACAACCACGATTTTATCGCCGGCACTTGTTTATCCAATTGACTCAGGTGTTCCCATCTTTGTGTGCGAGGGTTGTCTTTGCAACGAAGGTTTATTGCCACGAGAAATCGACACATTCCTCATTAATGTCACGTCATATGCCCCGTGGTTTCTTTTACTACAGTTCATTATTCCGGCCGCAATCCTGGTCAACCGACTGATAATGATTCTGATCGACAACGTTCGCAAAGAGGTGGCCGCAAAACCGTTGATCATATCTCATCGCTACTGTTATTCGACCGATGCAGTTGTCCACACCATCACTATTGTCTCTGTCGTATTTACTTCATTTGCCATCTTTTCGAAACAGAATGTAAAGGATCCTATGGAATCACTAAATAGCCTGTTTCATGTGATGGAACTGTTTTCTGTCGTTGTTTTATGTTTCCCCGTTTACCTGTTCGATCTTCTTGAACTGGAATACGAGGACGCCATTGGTCTCTATTCTGGAATGACGGACGACAAATCGCTTCTAATTGTTGACGCAGAAAACAGCTACAATGGCGACGAAACCCTTCTTAAGATCTAA